The nucleotide sequence CAATTGTTAACAATTCAAACCAAAATTACTCACAACTACACCATCCTTTGATAGTATTATCATTCAACAATCCAACTCTTCATCAACATTAAACAAATGAGAAACAATGTCCAACAAGGCAACATATCAACACATTCAACTTCACATTATGCAAACAAGTTCTAAATTCTCACCCATTCTAGCAATTCTACAACAAATGCACTCTTAATCCTCAAAAACCCACAATTATGCACCAAATTCATCATAATCTTCCATGAATCACTCAATACTCAACAATAATCCATGGGTAAAGAAGAAAAGAGGGAGAAGTTCATACCTTTGGGGTTTAATTGaagtgaaatttgaaaattagcTTCTTCACCTTGTTCTCACCAAAATTtccaccgattaatcggtttaAAATGCGTAAAAGAGAGAGTAGAAGAGATATTAAAGTGTAGAAGTGAGATTGGAAGGGAGAAATTGAGAGGAAATCACCGGAATTCGGATTTGGGGGTTAGGGTTTCGCGAAGGAGGAGTGCCGGGTGTTTCTGTCGGGTGAGAGCCGAGTGTTTCTGCGACTGCCAGTTATATATTCgacaaaacacccgaccgggtttttcagaaaatgaaaaacacccggtcgggtttttCCACTGGACTCcaacccattttttttctttccttccATTTTTCACTCTTTTGTTCCCATTTTCCTATTCCAACAcactaaaacaaagaaaaaaaacataaaaatgagagaaaaacacattgacacaaaataaaattgtaccTACTAGGGGTTGCCTCCCCCATAGCGCAATTGTTTAACGTCGTTTGCCCGACGGTCTTCAAGCTTTCACTTAATGGTCCAAGCTCACTTGGATCACCTCATCGGGGCCCGTCCTAGCTTTTGCGGCCAAATAGAGCTTGTTTAGCCGCTTTTTCCACCAAATAGGCTTGTCATTTTCTCCAAGGTCAACTCCATGAGATTCACCATTTGCCCATTTTGGCACCTCCTTCTTTTGCTCCCCCAAACTTGTTTCATTCTCAAGCTCAAAGAACCAATTAGGGACCAAGATCTCCTCCAAGGGCTTCTCAACTTCAACATCCTTAGACACTTGTATCACCTTGCACTCTTCAATTTCCAAAGGCACATCTTCTACTCTCTTGGATTCTTCCATTTCATGGCGTTTCATCTTGTCTAACATAGAGAGGATAGCCGTCTTGTTTCCATGCCTAAGGGTGAGTTCTCCCTTGGTGACATCAATTAAAGCTTTCCCGGTTGCAAGGAATGGCCTTCCAAGAATGAGAGGAACATTAGGATCCTCCTTCATGTCCAAGACTACAAAGTCCACGGGGAAGATAAAATCATTCACCCTTACTAAGACATTTTCAAGAATTCCATTGGGGAACTTGACGGACTTATCCGCCATTTGAAGGGTGATGGTGGTCGGCTTCAAAACACCAAACTTTAACTTCCGGAAGAAGCTTAAGGGCATAAGATTTATGCTTGCCCCCAAATCACACAAGGCCTTAGTTTGCCTATCATTCCCGATCACACAAGAGATGTTGAAGCTTCCCGGATCTTTCATCTTTGCCGGCATCTTTTGTTGGATGATTGCACTACAATTCTCGGTCAAGCTCACGGTTTCATAATCAaccaacttcttcttctttgacaTAATCTCCTTCAAGAATTTGAGATAGCCGGGCATTTGTTGGAGTGCCTCAATGAGAGGTATATTGAGGTGCACCCTCTTGAAGATCTCAAGGAACTTTGCAAACTTCTCATCTAATTTCTTCTTGTGCACCACTTGAGGAAAAGGAATTTTGACTTCCATGGGCTTGGGAGGAATAATTGCCTCGGGTTGACCCTCGGATGGCATATTAGGTGACTCCACCTctatttcctcttcttctttctcttcttcggGTACTTCCTTAGCTTCCACTTCGGGCATAGGAGGACTCTCATAACTTGTCCCACTCCTCAAGTAGATTGCCTTGCAATCTTTCGGATTTGGAATTGTAGTGCTTGGGAATTGCCCCGGTTGATGAAGTTGACCCACGGTTTGAGCAATTTGACTCATTTGGTGCTCCAAGGCCCCCATTCTTGTAGCAACTTCTACCACCGCCGTCTCAACTTTATCAATTCTCTTGGTAGAGTGTTCCATAATCCCATCGGTCTTCTCCATCAAAGCTTTTAGAAGCTCATTGGTAACATCACTTGAAGACTTTGAAGTGCTAGGTGAATTGTTAACCCCACTTGGTTGAATAGCATTATTCGGATTCCCATACGAAAGATTTGGATGTGTATTGAAGGATGGACGATAATTACCACCCCCATTGTTGGGGCGATAATTGTAGAAGTTCCTTTGATTTCCTCCTTGATGCACATAATTAACATCCTCTACGGTAGGTTGAGGCTCTACATTGGGTGCCATCCCCAAACTTATGCTATCCACCTTTTGATTGAGAATCATCATTTGTTGGTTGAGGAGATTGAATGCATCCGAATCAACAACCGAAGCTACCGGCATAGAGCCATCTCGACCCGAGCTCCAACTCTTGCTAGTGTATGCAAGCCTTTGAAGCATCTTCTTGCACTCATCAACCCCTTTGTCCAAGAATGATCCCCCCGAACCAAAGTCTAGTTGACTTTTGATAAATTCCGAGCATCCATTATAGAAAAGGCTCACTTGATGGCCCGGAGACAACCCATGGTTAGGACACTTCTTCAACAAAGCATTGAATCTCTCCCATGCTTCGAACATAGACTCTTGGCTCTTCATTTTAAAGTGGGAGATCTCCGCTTGTAGGTTGAGAGTAGAGCTAAGAGGGAAGAACCTCTCCAAGAACTTTTTGGCTAAGTCGTCCCAACTTATAACCGAGCCCGGCTCAAGGTTATCAAACCAATCTCTAGCATATCCCGTCAATGAGAAAGGGAATAGCCTAAGCTTGATTGTATCTTCGGGAACCCCATTAAGCTTGGTAGTGTTGGCAATCTCCAAGAATTTGGCTAAGTGCATATTAGGATCCTCCGTGGGCCTTCCCGAGAAAACACGTTGCTCCACAAATTGGATCAATGCCGTCTTCAACTCAAAATTGTTGGCATTCACTCTTGGATCAATGGGTGGCATTGGGATATTAACGTTCCCAAATGCATTTCTAACCGGTGCATCTCTTCTCCTTTCCTCCTCTCTTTCCCTTCTCATCTCCTCCATTTGTTGTTGTAGTTGGAGGatgatttggtcttgattaaggggaggtggaggtggaggtggtaCTTCCTCGTTGTTCCCATTTGGATTTTCCATTGGCTCAACTAGATGTTGAGCTCGTGCTCTCCTCCTTcgtcctcctcttcttctattGGCGGCttctatctctaaattaaTCGGCTCAAGGGGTAAATGCCTTGAGCGCGTGAGCATAAAAACCTACACAACACAAGAGAGGAAACAAAGGAAAATTAGAGCTAAACTagaaaactaaactaaataaagcAAGTAAATGTCTAAACTAgtattctctattttatcacaatatcaaacacaaaagcaaattagtccccggcaacggcgccaaaaacttgactcatGCTAAATTTGCAATAAATATGTCACCCACAAGTGTATGGGGTATGTAGCACGTGGCAAGTTGAAATTATCGATCCTCGAAGACTAAATGCCGGCTTGAGTACTACGATGCAACTTTGAACACTATCTAGACTAATAGAAGgggtttttgggtttttttctTAACTAAGATCACAGAACAAGTAAACAAATAGcaaattaggaaaataaagcaaataaggGTAGTTTTCACTCAAATTGGGAAGGTAGGGATATGGATCCGTTGGTATGGATCACGGGTGTTCACCTAGGGATCATGCTCATCTAAATGGTCTTATGTGTGGCTAGGAAGGTCGGGTTAATTGGCTAGACCCCCTCTCGGGTGCACCTAACGCGTTGATCGGCCTCTAATGTCGGAGTCTCCTCCCTACACTTCGAAACCGACTCCTAAAACCTACGGACCCAAGCCCTCTCTCTAGCTATGCCTCTCTCGAGCACATACAACGCACGGAGTTGTTGGTTATTTATCAATCTAATCAAGCATCTCTCAATGGCAATAATTAGAACAAAACATATCCAATTGGTAGCTAATCAATTAGACAATGAAACAAACacaataaccaacaaaaccACCACAAAAGAGATAGATAAGCATAATTCGAGGTTTAACCCATGGATTCCATACAAACTTCACCAATATCCCTAATAAGAACTTAGCTACTCATAATAGAAACTAGGACAaaggaaaatacaaaaacatcAAAGGAAAACATAGTAAGAAAAGATAATAGAACTCCCTAAGGTAGACTTGATGTTGGGGAggatctttcttcttcaatcacTTGAAGATGGAAGCCTCCTTGCCTTCAATCTTCTTGAATCTCTcga is from Salvia hispanica cultivar TCC Black 2014 unplaced genomic scaffold, UniMelb_Shisp_WGS_1.0 HiC_scaffold_1216, whole genome shotgun sequence and encodes:
- the LOC125198115 gene encoding uncharacterized protein LOC125198115; amino-acid sequence: MENPNGNNEEVPPPPPPPLNQDQIILQLQQQMEEMRREREEERRRDAPVRNAFGNVNIPMPPIDPRVNANNFELKTALIQFVEQRVFSGRPTEDPNMHLAKFLEIANTTKLNGVPEDTIKLRLFPFSLTGYARDWFDNLEPGSVISWDDLAKKFLERFFPLSSTLNLQAEISHFKMKSQESMFEAWERFNALLKKCPNHGLSPGHQVSLFYNGCSEFIKSQLDFGSGGSFLDKGVDECKKMLQRLAYTSKSWSSGRDGSMPVASVVDSDAFNLLNQQMMILNQKVDSISLGMAPNVEPQPTVEDVNYVHQGGNQRNFYNYRPNNGGGNYRPSFNTHPNLSYGNPNNAIQPSGVNNSPSTSKSSSDVTNELLKALMEKTDGIMEHSTKRIDKVETAVVEVATRMGALEHQMSQIAQTVGQLHQPGQFPSTTIPNPKDCKAIYLRSGTSYESPPMPEVEAKEVPEEEKEEEEIEVESPNMPSEGQPEAIIPPKPMEVKIPFPQVVHKKKLDEKFAKFLEIFKRVHLNIPLIEALQQMPGYLKFLKEIMSKKKKLVDYETVSLTENCSAIIQQKMPAKMKDPGSFNISCVIGNDRQTKALCDLGASINLMPLSFFRKLKFGVLKPTTITLQMADKSVKFPNGILENVLVRVNDFIFPVDFVVLDMKEDPNVPLILGRPFLATGKALIDVTKGELTLRHGNKTAILSMLDKMKRHEMEESKRVEDVPLEIEECKVIQVSKDVEVEKPLEEILVPNWFFELENETSLGEQKKEVPKWANGESHGVDLGENDKPIWWKKRLNKLYLAAKARTGPDEVIQVSLDH